The Polyangium spumosum genome includes a window with the following:
- a CDS encoding NADH-quinone oxidoreductase subunit D: MEPLDRDLEEGLLELPSEPMMLNMGPSHPAMHGTVRIVLELSGEMIQKADVQIGYLHRGFEKMCERGTWTQIFPYVDRCNYVSPMLNNVGFALAVEKMLGVTVPERCQYYRVVLGELARLCDHMICSGAMCMELGAFTPFLYFARAREIIWDIFEEETGARVTHSFGRVGGMANPPTKYFKDMVRAGVPRVLQLISEGEKLLLKNRIFLDRLENVGVMSKEDALALGWTGVVLRASGVPYDVRRAHPYLVYDRMEFDVPVGTTGDNYDRFMCRQEEIRQTARIIEQALDQMPDEGPINIDDPRIVLPPKQEVYTTIEATIQHFKIVMEGIKVPAGECYSYTEAGNGELGFYMVSDGGGTPYRVRIRPPCFATTQGLEQLITGLMIPDVVPTFGSLNMIGGECDH, from the coding sequence ATGGAACCCTTGGATCGTGACCTCGAGGAGGGCCTCCTCGAGCTGCCCAGCGAGCCGATGATGCTCAACATGGGCCCGTCCCACCCGGCGATGCACGGGACGGTGCGCATCGTGCTCGAGCTCTCGGGTGAGATGATCCAGAAGGCCGACGTGCAGATCGGATATCTGCACCGCGGCTTCGAGAAGATGTGCGAGCGGGGGACCTGGACGCAGATCTTCCCCTACGTCGACCGCTGCAACTACGTCTCGCCGATGCTGAACAACGTGGGCTTCGCGCTCGCGGTGGAGAAGATGCTCGGCGTGACGGTGCCCGAGCGCTGCCAGTACTACCGCGTGGTGCTCGGCGAGCTCGCGCGCCTCTGCGACCACATGATCTGCTCGGGCGCGATGTGCATGGAGCTCGGCGCGTTCACGCCGTTCCTCTACTTCGCCCGCGCCCGCGAGATCATCTGGGACATCTTCGAGGAGGAGACGGGCGCGCGCGTCACGCACAGCTTCGGCCGCGTGGGCGGCATGGCGAACCCGCCGACGAAGTACTTCAAGGACATGGTCCGCGCGGGCGTGCCGCGCGTGCTGCAGCTCATCAGCGAGGGCGAGAAGCTCCTGCTGAAGAACCGCATCTTCCTCGACCGGCTCGAGAACGTCGGCGTGATGTCGAAGGAGGACGCGCTCGCGCTCGGCTGGACGGGCGTCGTGCTGCGCGCCTCGGGCGTGCCCTACGACGTGCGCCGCGCGCATCCGTACCTGGTCTACGACCGGATGGAGTTCGACGTTCCGGTGGGCACGACGGGCGACAACTACGACCGGTTCATGTGTCGCCAGGAGGAGATCCGGCAGACGGCGCGGATCATCGAGCAGGCGCTCGATCAGATGCCGGACGAGGGCCCGATCAACATCGACGATCCGCGCATCGTCCTGCCGCCGAAGCAGGAGGTGTACACGACCATCGAGGCCACCATCCAGCACTTCAAGATCGTGATGGAGGGCATCAAGGTCCCGGCGGGCGAGTGTTACTCGTACACCGAGGCGGGCAACGGCGAGCTCGGCTTCTACATGGTCTCCGACGGCGGCGGCACGCCCTACCGCGTGCGCATCCGGCCCCCCTGCTTCGCCACCACGCAGGGCCTCGAGCAGCTCATCACGGGCCTGATGATCCCGGACGTCGTGCCGACGTTCGGTTCCCTCAACATGATCGGCGGGGAGTGCGATCACTGA
- a CDS encoding FAD binding domain-containing protein, with the protein MLPLPVFDHHRPRTLAEAIDLLARLGDKAVILAGGTDLLPNMKQGLAEPEHVVSIAGIDELRGISLVREGDADKLVVGAGAKLAEIESSILVRRAAPALAEAASQVGGPHHRSMGTLGGNICLDTRCRYYNQTYFWRKSLGFCLKKDGTVCHVVRGGSRCVAAASNDTAPALIALEADIHLVGPRGARVVEAHDFYVADGVKNTVLEPGELVTRVSITRHPGRRSTFEKLRRRGAIDFPLLSIAVRLDVSGVETSRVDAADVVVSALGARPRRVRAAAKVRPGTPFDVAARELGGGAYAECKPLPNVDDDTEWRREMVPALVERAVARLEG; encoded by the coding sequence ATGTTACCGCTGCCCGTCTTCGATCATCACAGGCCGCGCACCCTCGCCGAGGCGATCGACTTGCTCGCGCGCCTCGGCGACAAGGCCGTCATCCTCGCCGGCGGCACCGACCTCCTGCCCAACATGAAGCAGGGGCTCGCCGAGCCCGAGCACGTCGTCTCCATCGCCGGCATCGACGAGCTCCGCGGCATCTCGCTCGTCCGCGAGGGCGACGCGGACAAACTCGTCGTCGGCGCGGGCGCGAAGCTCGCCGAGATCGAGAGCTCGATCCTCGTGCGCCGCGCCGCGCCCGCGCTCGCCGAGGCCGCGTCCCAGGTCGGCGGACCGCACCACCGCTCCATGGGCACGCTCGGCGGCAACATCTGCCTCGACACGCGCTGCCGCTACTACAACCAGACCTACTTCTGGCGCAAATCGCTGGGCTTTTGCCTCAAGAAGGACGGCACGGTCTGCCACGTCGTGCGCGGCGGATCGAGGTGCGTCGCCGCCGCCTCGAACGACACGGCCCCCGCGCTCATCGCGCTCGAAGCCGACATCCACCTCGTCGGCCCGCGCGGCGCGCGTGTCGTCGAGGCCCACGATTTCTACGTGGCCGACGGCGTGAAGAACACCGTGCTCGAGCCGGGCGAGCTCGTCACGCGTGTCTCCATCACGCGCCACCCGGGCCGACGCTCCACCTTCGAGAAGCTCCGCCGCAGAGGCGCGATCGACTTTCCCTTGCTCTCGATCGCCGTGCGCCTCGACGTCTCGGGCGTGGAGACATCGCGCGTCGACGCCGCGGACGTCGTGGTCTCGGCGCTCGGCGCTCGCCCGCGCCGCGTCCGCGCCGCCGCGAAGGTCCGTCCCGGGACCCCGTTCGACGTCGCCGCACGCGAGCTCGGAGGTGGCGCCTACGCCGAGTGCAAGCCCCTCCCGAACGTCGACGACGACACCGAGTGGCGCCGCGAGATGGTCCCCGCGCTCGTCGAGCGCGCCGTCGCCCGGCTCGAAGGCTGA
- a CDS encoding molybdopterin-dependent oxidoreductase, which produces MATIKIDGREIPFEQGDTIIKAAHRAGIDIPHYCWHPGLSVAANCRMCLVEVAPPPGRPALQLDILRWDPEKKDYVPARKPKLVPACQQACAPGMEVLSEGSDHVEEARGAVQELLLLNHPVDCPICDQAGECRLQDYWLEHQGTGKRMQQEVVHKPKAVVFGPTIVYDAERCIVCTRCVRFTAEIAKDPILSVRERGNLNEIVVSPDRELDHDYTLMTEHVCPVGALTSKDFRFKARVWFLRSARTICQGCATGCNAYLDYDPRTNTPHRHRPRDNEEVNKYWMCDEGMLSYKRAVEGRLGAALVGGEDASLEDALAAAKDQLAGIKDDPARVAVVLSAQHSNEDNYALLTLAKTFIGAKDLYVSGRPLGRGDEILMSEDKNPNTLGVMQLANAPAPKPIAALFDAIKAGKYSFVIALGAEIEVEAKDAESALSKLKGVVTIAAHDGPLARAAHVALPATAWAEQDGTYVNRQGLAQKSERALKARGDARPGWELVSKLGKELGYAMTFKTLAEVRRAMTPEAPAPSRDADRAAKPEVSA; this is translated from the coding sequence ATGGCTACGATCAAGATCGACGGGCGCGAGATCCCCTTCGAGCAAGGGGACACCATCATCAAGGCGGCGCACCGCGCCGGCATCGACATCCCCCACTACTGCTGGCACCCGGGCCTCTCCGTCGCCGCGAACTGCCGCATGTGCCTCGTGGAGGTCGCGCCGCCCCCCGGCCGCCCCGCGCTGCAGCTCGACATCCTGCGCTGGGACCCGGAGAAAAAGGACTACGTCCCCGCCCGCAAGCCGAAGCTCGTACCTGCCTGCCAGCAGGCCTGCGCGCCGGGCATGGAGGTCCTCTCCGAGGGCAGCGATCACGTCGAGGAGGCGCGCGGCGCGGTGCAGGAGCTCTTGCTCCTGAACCACCCGGTCGACTGCCCGATCTGCGATCAGGCCGGCGAGTGCCGCCTGCAGGACTACTGGCTCGAGCATCAGGGCACGGGCAAGCGCATGCAGCAGGAGGTCGTGCACAAGCCGAAGGCCGTCGTCTTCGGGCCGACCATCGTCTACGACGCCGAGCGCTGCATCGTGTGCACGCGTTGCGTCCGCTTCACGGCCGAGATCGCCAAGGACCCGATCCTCAGCGTGCGCGAGCGCGGCAACCTGAACGAGATCGTGGTCTCGCCGGACCGCGAGCTCGACCACGACTACACGCTCATGACGGAGCACGTCTGCCCCGTCGGTGCTTTGACCTCCAAGGATTTCCGCTTCAAGGCGCGCGTGTGGTTCCTCCGCAGCGCCCGCACGATCTGCCAGGGCTGCGCGACGGGCTGCAACGCCTACCTCGACTACGATCCGCGGACGAACACGCCGCATCGGCATCGCCCGCGCGACAACGAAGAGGTCAACAAGTACTGGATGTGCGACGAGGGCATGCTCTCGTACAAGCGCGCGGTCGAGGGTCGCCTCGGCGCGGCGCTCGTCGGCGGCGAGGACGCGAGCCTCGAAGACGCGCTCGCGGCGGCGAAGGATCAGCTCGCGGGGATCAAGGACGATCCGGCGCGGGTCGCCGTGGTGCTCAGCGCGCAGCACTCGAACGAGGACAACTACGCGCTGCTCACGCTCGCGAAGACGTTCATCGGCGCGAAGGACCTCTACGTGTCGGGTCGTCCGCTCGGTCGCGGGGACGAGATCCTCATGAGCGAGGACAAGAACCCGAACACGCTCGGCGTCATGCAGCTCGCGAACGCGCCCGCGCCGAAGCCGATCGCGGCGCTCTTCGACGCGATCAAGGCGGGCAAGTACTCGTTCGTGATCGCGCTCGGCGCCGAGATCGAGGTCGAGGCGAAGGACGCCGAGAGCGCGCTGTCGAAGCTCAAGGGCGTGGTGACGATCGCCGCGCACGACGGGCCGCTCGCGCGCGCCGCGCACGTCGCGCTGCCCGCGACGGCGTGGGCGGAGCAGGACGGCACGTACGTCAACCGCCAGGGCCTCGCGCAGAAGAGCGAGCGCGCGCTCAAGGCGCGCGGCGACGCGCGTCCGGGCTGGGAGCTCGTGTCGAAGCTCGGCAAGGAGCTCGGCTACGCGATGACCTTCAAGACGCTCGCGGAGGTGCGTCGGGCGATGACGCCCGAGGCGCCCGCCCCGAGCCGTGACGCGGATCGGGCCGCGAAGCCCGAGGTGAGCGCATGA
- a CDS encoding NuoI/complex I 23 kDa subunit family protein: MPKRTPSNPWTKPAGKPIEGKAIPRPRRTAEVQAYLPEFLRGMAITMRHFFKNTKEMMLGQKPDPVLEALNEGVTTICYPEEKRPYPERFRGLHRLTLRDDGSPRCVACLCCSTACPAQCIHIEAGEYAEGDKRRGYERYPKTFVIDELRCIFCGFCVEACPCDAIRMDTGIHATPYDSREQFIYRKDLLMEFTGRDGSRTSANPRHEPGDPTHPGLSREQMDH; encoded by the coding sequence ATGCCGAAGCGCACTCCCTCGAACCCGTGGACCAAGCCGGCCGGCAAGCCCATCGAGGGCAAGGCCATCCCGCGGCCCCGCCGTACGGCCGAGGTCCAGGCTTACCTGCCGGAGTTCCTCCGGGGCATGGCGATCACCATGCGTCACTTCTTCAAGAACACGAAGGAGATGATGCTCGGCCAGAAGCCCGACCCGGTGCTCGAGGCCCTCAACGAGGGCGTGACGACGATCTGCTACCCGGAGGAGAAGCGCCCCTACCCGGAGCGCTTCCGCGGGTTGCATCGCCTCACGCTGCGTGATGACGGCTCGCCGCGTTGCGTGGCGTGCCTGTGTTGCTCGACTGCCTGCCCTGCGCAGTGCATCCACATCGAGGCGGGCGAGTACGCCGAGGGCGACAAGCGGCGCGGCTACGAGCGTTACCCGAAGACGTTCGTCATCGACGAGCTGCGCTGCATCTTCTGCGGGTTCTGCGTCGAGGCGTGCCCCTGCGACGCGATCCGCATGGACACGGGCATACACGCGACGCCGTACGACTCGCGTGAGCAGTTCATCTACCGCAAGGACCTGCTCATGGAGTTCACCGGCCGGGACGGCTCGCGCACGAGCGCGAACCCGCGCCACGAGCCGGGCGATCCGACGCATCCCGGCCTGTCGCGCGAGCAGATGGATCACTGA
- a CDS encoding NADH-quinone oxidoreductase subunit C has protein sequence MSKRVLEILKSRFGADIYETHSQFGDDTAVVNPEKWLEIAKFLRDDPQCAMNMFVDLTAVDWLGRQTPRFEVVLHLHSFERNHRIRLKARIGDDDANGVEIDSLVSVWIGANWFERECFDMFGVHFKGHPDLRRILMYPEFVGYPLRKDYPADKIQPLVELRNVPDKLPPFGLDEGMPFGRQTHDYPRGEETN, from the coding sequence ATGAGCAAGCGCGTCCTCGAAATCCTGAAGAGCCGGTTCGGCGCCGACATCTACGAGACCCACTCGCAGTTCGGCGACGACACGGCGGTGGTGAACCCCGAGAAGTGGCTCGAGATCGCCAAGTTTCTCCGGGACGATCCGCAGTGCGCGATGAACATGTTCGTCGACCTCACGGCGGTCGACTGGCTCGGCCGGCAGACGCCGCGCTTCGAGGTGGTGCTGCACCTGCACTCGTTCGAGCGAAACCACCGCATCCGGCTGAAGGCGCGGATCGGCGACGACGACGCGAACGGCGTGGAGATCGACTCGCTCGTGTCCGTCTGGATAGGCGCGAACTGGTTCGAGCGCGAGTGCTTCGACATGTTCGGGGTGCACTTCAAGGGTCACCCCGATCTGCGGCGGATCCTGATGTACCCCGAGTTCGTCGGGTACCCGCTTCGCAAGGATTATCCGGCGGACAAGATTCAGCCGCTCGTCGAGCTGCGCAACGTCCCCGACAAACTCCCCCCCTTCGGCCTCGACGAGGGCATGCCGTTTGGTCGACAGACCCACGACTACCCGCGGGGCGAGGAGACGAACTGA
- a CDS encoding NADH-quinone oxidoreductase subunit A yields the protein MSTYVPLFLLLIVAMVVAGALFTISTLLGPKNPTPEKMIPYECGSETTGGRFVKPSVKFYLTAILFVVFDIEAVLIYPWTVEFKNLGWIGLATMGSFILMLVVALLYIWKKGALEWEK from the coding sequence ATGTCCACCTACGTCCCCCTCTTCCTGCTCTTGATCGTGGCGATGGTCGTCGCAGGCGCCTTGTTCACGATCAGCACGTTGCTCGGACCGAAGAACCCGACGCCGGAGAAGATGATCCCGTACGAGTGCGGGAGCGAAACGACGGGCGGTCGCTTCGTGAAGCCGAGCGTCAAGTTCTACCTCACGGCGATCCTCTTCGTGGTCTTCGACATCGAAGCGGTGCTCATCTACCCGTGGACGGTGGAGTTCAAGAACCTCGGCTGGATCGGCCTCGCGACCATGGGCTCGTTCATCCTCATGCTCGTGGTGGCGCTGCTCTACATCTGGAAGAAAGGAGCCCTCGAATGGGAGAAATGA
- a CDS encoding complex I subunit 1/NuoH family protein, whose product MSAVEIVLSVVKVLIMLLFFLNMAALCTWADRRQGAMVQDRVGPNRAVVHLPNMLARGIVLLPPALFGVLAIFSSLGALAGRAAAERFTVNVQLAILVGWFSLLVLCAKVRSGGAINKAEEMFADVDPRSFFFAGLGVHALGLVAGRLVPPASMPLAAQVSGFVLGGVFLIVALYATSRVPDGPIPLRLAGTLHAIADSIKMIWKEDFIPKNADRILHGLAPMLAVFSAIAVMAVVPFGPDLCFTDGNRNGTFDFSDLGNLVATVPASGACNGFLVKMQIIDLNVGILYIFGIAGTGIIGAAIAGWASDNKFALLGGLRASSQMVSYEVAMGLSLVGLFLVYGSVRMSDMAVWQGANAWGVFVQPLGFILFLTALCAETKRVPFDQPEGESEIVAGYFLEYSGFKWGMFMTGEYIELAFSSALLVALFFGGYSLPFLHADGITIAFGDTMLFQYKMTHLAVSIISALAFFGKTIFVTWVQIFFRWTLPRFRYDQLMKLGWTKLLPLAIANMMVTGVVVLALRNAGPAADSWLKLLADITQGFVAVATLAGFVALVVGLLEPVERKKFLASSAARFAAAMGGVKPEPQQA is encoded by the coding sequence ATGAGTGCCGTCGAGATTGTCCTTTCGGTCGTCAAGGTCCTCATCATGCTCCTGTTCTTCTTGAACATGGCGGCGCTCTGCACGTGGGCAGATCGCCGTCAAGGAGCGATGGTGCAGGACCGCGTGGGCCCGAACCGCGCGGTCGTGCACCTGCCGAACATGCTGGCGCGTGGGATCGTGCTCCTGCCGCCTGCGCTCTTCGGCGTGCTCGCGATCTTCTCGTCGCTCGGCGCGCTCGCGGGCCGCGCGGCGGCCGAGCGGTTCACGGTGAACGTGCAGCTCGCGATCCTCGTCGGCTGGTTCAGCCTGCTCGTGCTCTGCGCGAAGGTGCGGAGCGGCGGCGCGATCAACAAGGCGGAGGAGATGTTCGCGGACGTGGACCCGCGATCGTTCTTCTTCGCGGGCCTCGGCGTGCACGCGCTCGGCCTCGTGGCGGGGCGCCTCGTGCCTCCCGCGTCGATGCCGCTCGCCGCGCAGGTCTCGGGCTTCGTGCTCGGCGGCGTCTTCCTGATCGTCGCGCTCTACGCGACCTCGCGCGTGCCTGACGGCCCGATCCCGCTGCGCCTCGCCGGCACGCTCCACGCGATCGCCGACTCGATCAAGATGATCTGGAAGGAAGACTTCATCCCGAAGAACGCCGACCGCATCCTGCACGGACTCGCGCCGATGCTGGCGGTCTTCTCGGCGATCGCGGTGATGGCCGTCGTCCCCTTCGGCCCGGACCTCTGCTTCACGGACGGCAACCGGAACGGCACGTTCGACTTCTCGGACCTCGGCAACCTCGTGGCCACGGTCCCGGCGAGCGGCGCGTGCAACGGCTTCCTCGTGAAGATGCAGATCATCGACCTCAACGTCGGCATCCTCTACATCTTCGGCATCGCGGGCACGGGCATCATCGGCGCGGCCATCGCGGGCTGGGCGAGCGACAACAAGTTCGCGCTCCTCGGCGGCCTGCGCGCGTCGAGCCAGATGGTCTCGTACGAGGTGGCGATGGGCCTGTCGCTCGTCGGCCTCTTCCTCGTCTACGGCAGCGTCCGCATGAGCGACATGGCCGTGTGGCAGGGCGCGAACGCGTGGGGCGTGTTCGTGCAGCCGCTCGGGTTCATCCTGTTCCTGACGGCGCTTTGCGCGGAGACGAAGCGCGTGCCCTTCGATCAGCCCGAGGGCGAGAGCGAGATCGTCGCCGGTTACTTCCTCGAGTACTCCGGCTTCAAGTGGGGCATGTTCATGACGGGCGAGTACATCGAGCTCGCCTTCTCGAGCGCCCTGCTCGTCGCGCTCTTCTTCGGCGGCTACTCGCTGCCCTTCCTGCACGCGGACGGCATCACGATCGCGTTCGGCGACACGATGCTCTTCCAGTACAAGATGACGCACCTCGCGGTGAGCATCATCTCGGCGCTCGCGTTCTTCGGGAAGACGATCTTCGTCACGTGGGTGCAGATCTTCTTCCGCTGGACCTTGCCGCGCTTCCGTTACGACCAGCTCATGAAGCTCGGCTGGACCAAGCTCCTGCCGCTCGCCATCGCCAACATGATGGTGACGGGCGTGGTCGTGCTGGCGCTCCGCAACGCGGGCCCGGCGGCGGATTCGTGGCTGAAGCTCCTCGCGGACATCACGCAGGGCTTCGTCGCCGTCGCCACGCTCGCCGGCTTCGTGGCGCTCGTGGTCGGGTTGCTCGAGCCGGTCGAGCGCAAGAAGTTCCTCGCCTCGTCTGCGGCGCGCTTCGCGGCCGCGATGGGCGGGGTCAAGCCGGAGCCTCAGCAGGCCTGA
- the gatB gene encoding Asp-tRNA(Asn)/Glu-tRNA(Gln) amidotransferase subunit GatB, giving the protein MTAYGAYEPVIGLEVHAQLLTRTKAFCGCATSFGDPPNTHTCPVCLGLPGALPVLNAEAVALAVRASLALGCSIQARSVFARKNYFYPDLPKGYQISQYDLPLALSGVLDVEVDGAPRRVGIRRIHMEEDAGKNLHGVGDESVVDLNRAGTPLIEIVSEPDLRSGAEAAEYLRRLREVLMFTGVNDGNLEQGSFRCDANVSIRKVGETRLGTRVELKNINSFKFVADAIDVEIRRQVNLVERGERVRQQTRGYNAEKRESYLLRDKENESDYRYFPEPDLPPLVLEEAFIESVQEALPELPVAKRTRWTLELGLTAYQAGVLGAHPAIAWFFDEARATYPDAVKLANFVQSEVLRDVTTTGLSATIPVTPAQVAEILRLVDAGTISGKQAKELYAAVAGTDKAPADVVRERGMAVLGDASAIEAIARSVMEANPKQVASYRAGKTALLGFFVGQIMKQTKGSADPATVNAVLVRLLGEGSGA; this is encoded by the coding sequence ATGACCGCCTACGGTGCGTACGAGCCCGTGATCGGGCTCGAGGTGCACGCGCAGCTTCTCACGCGGACGAAGGCGTTCTGCGGCTGCGCCACGAGCTTCGGCGACCCGCCGAACACGCACACCTGCCCTGTTTGCCTCGGCCTGCCCGGCGCGCTGCCCGTCTTGAACGCCGAGGCCGTGGCCCTCGCGGTGCGCGCGTCGCTCGCCCTCGGCTGCTCGATCCAGGCCCGGAGCGTGTTTGCCCGGAAGAACTATTTTTATCCGGACCTGCCGAAGGGTTACCAGATCAGCCAGTACGACCTGCCGCTCGCGCTCTCGGGTGTGCTCGACGTCGAGGTGGACGGGGCGCCGCGTCGCGTGGGGATCCGCCGGATCCACATGGAGGAGGACGCGGGAAAGAACCTGCACGGCGTCGGCGACGAGTCCGTCGTGGACCTGAACCGCGCGGGCACGCCGCTCATCGAGATCGTGAGCGAGCCCGATCTGCGCTCGGGCGCGGAGGCGGCGGAGTACCTCCGGCGGCTGCGCGAGGTCCTCATGTTCACCGGCGTGAACGACGGCAACCTCGAGCAGGGCAGCTTCCGCTGCGACGCGAACGTGTCGATCCGCAAGGTGGGCGAGACGCGGCTCGGCACGCGCGTCGAGCTGAAGAACATCAACTCGTTCAAGTTCGTGGCCGACGCGATCGACGTGGAGATCCGCAGGCAGGTGAACCTCGTCGAGCGGGGCGAGCGGGTCCGTCAGCAGACGCGCGGCTACAACGCGGAGAAGCGCGAGAGTTATCTCCTGCGCGACAAGGAGAACGAGAGCGACTACCGCTACTTCCCCGAGCCGGATCTGCCGCCGCTCGTGCTCGAAGAGGCGTTCATCGAGTCGGTGCAGGAAGCGCTGCCGGAGCTGCCCGTCGCGAAGCGCACGCGGTGGACGCTGGAGCTCGGGCTCACGGCGTACCAGGCGGGCGTGCTCGGCGCGCATCCCGCGATCGCGTGGTTCTTCGACGAGGCGCGGGCAACGTATCCCGACGCGGTGAAGCTCGCGAACTTCGTGCAGAGCGAGGTGCTGCGCGACGTGACCACGACGGGGCTCTCGGCGACGATCCCTGTGACGCCCGCGCAGGTGGCGGAGATCCTGCGGCTCGTGGATGCGGGCACGATCAGCGGCAAGCAGGCGAAGGAGCTCTACGCGGCGGTGGCGGGCACGGACAAAGCGCCCGCCGACGTGGTGCGGGAGCGCGGCATGGCCGTGCTCGGCGACGCGTCAGCGATCGAGGCGATCGCGCGCAGCGTGATGGAGGCGAACCCGAAGCAGGTCGCCTCGTATCGCGCGGGCAAGACGGCGCTGCTCGGGTTCTTCGTGGGACAGATCATGAAGCAGACGAAGGGCAGCGCGGATCCGGCGACGGTGAACGCGGTGCTCGTGCGTCTCCTCGGCGAAGGGAGCGGGGCATGA
- a CDS encoding NADH-quinone oxidoreductase subunit B has translation MTSGGAGTTIQVLEGSETGFATTKFDALLNWARKYSLFQYPFITACCAMEFMAMASPRFDMARFGAEAPRFSPRQSDLLWVVGTISQRQAPALKRIYEQMADPKYVFAFGTCASCGGFYDNYTTLAGIDKVIPVDVYVPGCPPRPEAVIDGLLLLQDKIARGDRTPAIVKPRRDPTVQAGNLVRLGKKSTAT, from the coding sequence ATGACCTCTGGCGGCGCTGGCACGACGATCCAGGTCCTCGAGGGATCGGAGACCGGCTTCGCCACGACGAAGTTCGATGCGCTCTTGAACTGGGCGAGGAAGTACTCGCTGTTCCAGTACCCGTTCATCACGGCGTGCTGCGCCATGGAGTTCATGGCCATGGCGAGCCCTCGCTTCGACATGGCGCGCTTCGGCGCCGAGGCGCCGCGCTTCTCGCCGCGCCAGTCGGACCTGCTCTGGGTCGTCGGCACGATCAGCCAGCGCCAGGCGCCCGCGCTCAAGCGCATCTACGAGCAGATGGCGGACCCGAAGTACGTCTTCGCCTTCGGCACGTGCGCGTCGTGCGGCGGCTTCTACGACAACTACACGACGCTCGCGGGCATCGACAAAGTCATCCCCGTCGACGTCTACGTCCCTGGCTGCCCCCCGCGCCCGGAGGCCGTGATCGACGGCCTCTTGCTCCTGCAGGACAAGATCGCGCGGGGGGATCGCACGCCCGCGATCGTCAAGCCGCGGCGCGATCCCACCGTGCAAGCGGGCAACCTCGTGAGGCTCGGCAAGAAGAGCACCGCAACATGA